A region from the Triticum urartu cultivar G1812 chromosome 1, Tu2.1, whole genome shotgun sequence genome encodes:
- the LOC125518950 gene encoding DNA replication licensing factor MCM2, translating to MDDSENNAPSTPGSPGFSTDRLPPNTTTSRGATDPSSYSDDDGEAEVDPNVLPEDDGATVIRDEEEDDGEDLFNDDYLNDYRRMDEQDQYESVGLDDSIEDERNLDEIMADRRAAEAELHARDVRTGATADRKLPRMLHDQDTDEDINFRRPKRHRANFRQPSGGPRTPRSDDDGDGLTPSSPGRSQPYSGGDVPMTDQTDDDGYEDEFDEEDEMNMYRVQGTLREWVTRDEVRRFIAKKFKEFLLTYVNPKNEQGEFEYVRLINEMVLANKCSLEIDYKQFIYIHPNIAIWLADAPQSVLEVMEEVGKNVVFDLHKNYRNIHQKIYVRITNLPVYDQIRNIRQIHLNTMIRIGGVVTRRSGVFPQLQQVKYDCSKCGTVLGPFFQNSYTEVRVGSCPECQSKGPFTVNVEQTIYRNYQKLTLQESPGIVPAGRLPRYKEVILLNDLIDCARPGEEIEVTGIYTNNFDLSLNTKNGFPVFATVVEANYVSKKQDLFSAYKLTDEDKAEIEKLSKDPRISERIVKSIAPSIYGHEDIKTAIALAMFGGQEKNVKGKHRLRGDINCLLLGDPGTAKSQFLKYVEKTGHRAVYTTGKGASAVGLTAAVHKDPVTREWTLEGGALVLADRGICLIDEFDKMNDQDRVSIHEAMEQQSISISKAGIVTSLQARCSVIAAANPVGGRYDSSKTFTQNVELTDPIISRFDVLCVVKDIVDPFMDEMLARFVVDSHARSQPKGGNLEDRVVADEEDDPLTVARNADPDILSQDMLKKYITYAKLNVFPKIHDADLDKISHVYAELRRESSHGQGVPIAVRHIESIIRMSEAHAKMHLRSYVSQEDVDMAIRVLLDSFISTQKFGVQKALQKNFRKYMTYKKDYNELLLLLLRTLVKEALHFEEIVSGSTTRLTHVEVKVDDLKNKAQEYEIYDLRPFFSSSHFSDNSFVLDEGRGIIRHPVAA from the exons ATG GACGACTCGGAGAACAACGCGCCGTCGACCCCGGGCTCGCCGGGCTTCAGCACCGACCGGCTGCCGCCCAACACCACCACCAGCCGCGGCGCCACCGACCCGTCCTCCTACTCGGACGACGATGGCGAGGCGGAGGTCGACCCCAACGTGCTCCCCGAGGACGACGGCGCCACCGTTATCCGcgacgaggaggaagacgacgggGAGGACCTCTTCAACGACGACTACCTCAA TGATTACCGAAGAATGGATGAGCAGGACCAGTATGAGTCAGTTGGGTTAGATGACTCAATAGAGGATGAGAGGAACCTGGATGAGATCATGGCTGATCGAAGGGCTGCAGAAGCGGAACTTCATGCAAGGGATGTGAGGACTGGTGCAACAGCTGATCGAAAATTGCCTCGTATGCTTCATGATCAGG ATACAGATGAGGATATTAACTTTAGGCGTCCTAAAAGGCACAGGGCTAATTTTAGACAACCAAGTGGAGGACCAAGAACACCCAGaagtgatgatgatggtgatggtCTCACTCCTAGTTCACCTGGAAGATCTCAGCCATATTCTGGTGGTGATGTGCCTATGACTGATCAGACTGATGATGATGGATATGAG GATGAATTTGATGAAGAagatgagatgaacatgtatcgTGTGCAAGGAACACTTAGAGAGTGGGTCACAAGAGATGAAGTCCGGCGCTTCATTGCAAAGAAATTTAAAGAATTTCTTCTTACATATGTAAACCCTAAGAATGAACAAGGAGAGTTCGAATATGTCAGACTAATTAATGAGATGGTTTTAG CTAACAAGTGTAGTTTGGAGATAGACTACAAGCAATTTATTTATATACACCCAAACATTGCCATCTGGTTGGCTGATGCACCTCAATCAGTGCTGGAGGTTATGGAGGAAGTGGGCAAAAATGTTGTTTTTGATCTCCACAAGAATTACAGAAACATCCATCAGAAAATATATGTGCGAATCACCAACCTTCCTGTCTATGATCAAATACGCAATATCAG GCAAATTCATCTGAACACAATGATTCGAATCGGGGGTGTTGTTACTCGAAGGTCAGGTGTGTTCCCTCAGCTGCAGCAGGTCAAGTATGACTGTAGCAAATGTGGAACTGTCCTGGGTCCTTTCTTCCAGAACTCTTACACTGAAGTAAGGGTTGGGTCTTGCCCTGAATGCCAATCCAAAGGTCCATTTACTGTCAACGTTGAGCAA ACTATATACAGGAACTATCAGAAACTCACTCTTCAGGAAAGCCCAGGGATTGTTCCTGCTGGCAGGCTTCCCAGGTACAAGGAAGTAATACTtctgaatgatctgattgactgtGCTCGTCCAGGAGAGGAAATT GAGGTTACAGGGATATACACAAACAATTTCGACCTGTCTTTAAATACAAAGAATGGTTTCCCAGTTTTTGCCACAGTGGTGGAGGCAAACTATGTATCAAAGAAGCAGGATCTGTTCTCTGCATACAAATTAACAGATGAGGACAAGGCTGAGATTGAGAAGTTGTCAAAGGATCCTCGTATCAGTGAAAGG ATTGTCAAATCAATTGCACCATCCATTTATGGTCATGAAGATATCAAGACTGCCATTGCACTAGCTATGTTTGGCGGGCAAGAAAAGAACGTGAAGGGAAAGCATCGCCTAAGAGGTGATATTAACTGTCTCCTCTTGGGTGACCCAGGCACTGCGAAATCCCAATTTCTCAA GTATGTTGAGAAAACAGGACACAGGGCTGTATACACAACTGGGAAAGGAGCTTCTGCTGTTGGACTCACAGCAGCAGTTCACAAGGATCCAGTAACACGGGAGTGGACCCTTGAGGGAGGTGCACTGGTTCTTGCTGATAGAGGCATATGCCTTATTGATGAATTTGATAAGATGAATGATCAAGATAG GGTAAGTATTCATGAAGCCATGGAGCAACAAAGTATCAGCATATCAAAGGCAGGGATTGTCACATCCCTTCAAGCTCGATGCAGTGTTATTGCTGCAGCAAACCCAGTTGGAGGAAG ATATGATTCTTCGAAGACATTCACTCAAAATGTTGAACTAACAGATCCAATCATTTCACGTTTTGATGTCCTCTGTGTTGTTAAG GATATTGTTGACCCATTTATGGATGAAATGCTTGCAAGGTTTGTTGTAGATAGCCATGCCAGATCTCAGCCCAAGGGTGGTAATCTTGAAGATAGAGTTGTAGCTGATGAGGAGGATGATCCATTGACTGTTGCCCGGAATGCTGACCCAGAT ATCCTTTCTCAAGACATGCTGAAGAAGTATATCACATATGCTAAGTTGAATGTATTCCCCAAAATACATGATGCTGACCTTGACAAGATCAGCCATGTCTATGCTGAACTTCGACGTGAATCATCT CACGGTCAAGGAGTCCCCATTGCAGTAAGGCATATTGAATCAATCATTCGAATGTCTGAGGCACATGCAAAGATGCATCTGCGAAGCTATGTGTCTCAGGAAGATGTGGACATGGCCATTCGTGTGCTGCTTGACTCGTTCATCTCAACCCAGAAATTTGGTGTCCAGAAAGCACTTCAGAAG AATTTCCGGAAGTACATGACGTACAAGAAGGATTACAATGAACTGCTTCTGCTCCTTCTGCGCACCCTGGTCAAGGAGGCGCTGCACTTTGAAGAAATCGTGTCTGGATCAACCACACGCCTGACTCACGTTGAGGTTAAAGTGGATGACCTGAAGAACAAG GCCCAAGAATATGAGATCTACGACCTGAGGCCGTTCTTCTCCAGCTCTCACTTCAGTGACAACAGCTTTGTCCTTGACGAAGGGCGTGGGATCATCAGGCATCCAGTTGCGGCATAA
- the LOC125518928 gene encoding uncharacterized protein LOC125518928 — MASAAPPPPDAEPPECPVCLSPFDDSSVVPRVLPCGHSLCGSCISSLPPASASAAASSLRCPLCSQCVPFSRALGPSSLPKNLALLSLLPSLPNPSPPRTAGAASAARPLPLPLHAAHSRLLARFRHAILPESASPLHSSPPGHPPAGLALGSIACDLGAPWFCSRGHPVSLLPIDAPAGGAPTQEAAFYRPSHAARVIAAIDALSSAAREEMVDLVAASTRLARRVCRVYGAWMGPDAATLWLVSERHTPGVPPLLNDRSDELETVARVGALGMEVCEALMGLHGEGLVLGCLRLDCFRLDHFGRCLLDLNEVLALCRGVRAGVCLSMDGALVAPEMTAILRDATRTRSHDFNGLIGRNSDVWLLGCILAALVTGEERLAAGWNTDGSYDDWQKEVLARLDAALVGTQLEPLAATTALCLSYEPECRPEIADVWKCIRGSQMKPGADALAPADDIVAQKSFRCLLLGELSSMCSAQAVESDEIVQPSQDSDDKNSTPDDESNCGCSNDESVCTAGTDEPQRNGVFKSSTLLAHRDCVTGLAIGGGFLFSSSYDKTINVWSLQDFSHVQTLKGHEHKITAIVVVDNDNQSLCISGDSGSGIFVWRVGTSLKQEPLNKWYETNDWIYRGVHCLAVSGTGYLYTGSRDKSIKAWSLEDYSLGCTMTGHKSTVSCLAVASGILYSGSWDGSIRSWWLTDHSPLSVLEDDAPGSIAPVLSISTEANFVVSSYENGCLKIWKDDVLVKSEKLQNASIYAVKLNGKWLYTGGLNKAINIQELLEDESELEIRDVASISCDSIVTSILYWNEKLIVGLSNREIKVYDKGS, encoded by the exons ATGGCgagcgccgcgccgccgccgccagacgCGGAGCCGCCCGAGTGCCCGGTGTGCCTCTCCCCCTTCGACGACTCCTCCGTCGTGCCGCGCGTCCTCCCGTGCGGCCACTCCCTCTGCGGCTCCTGCATCTCCTCCCTCCCGCCGGCCTCCGCGTCGGCCGCGGCCTCGTCCCTCCGCTGCCCGCTCTGCTCCCAGTGCGTCCCCTTCTCCCGGGCCCTCGGCCCCTCCTCCCTCCCCAAGAACCTCGCCCTCCTCTCACTCCTCCCCTCCCTCCCCAACCCTTCCCCGCCCCGCACCGCCGGCGCCGCCTCCGCGGCTCGACCCCTCCCTCTCCCGCTCCACGCCGCCCACTCGCGCCTCCTCGCCCGCTTCCGACACGCCATCCTCCCCGAGTCCGCCTCCCCGCTACACTCCTCGCCGCCCGGCCACCCTCCCGCCGGCCTCGCGCTCGGGTCGATCGCCTGCGACCTGGGAGCCCCCTGGTTCTGCTCGCGGGGTCACCCCGTAAGCCTCCTCCCGATCGACGCTCCCGCCGGCGGGGCGCCGACGCAGGAGGCCGCGTTCTACCGGCCCAGCCACGCCGCGCGGGTCATCGCCGCGATCGACGCGCTGAGCAGCGCCGCCAGGGAGGAGATGGTCGATTTGGTGGCCGCCTCCACGCGACTGGCGCGGCGGGTGTGCAGGGTTTACGGCGCCTGGATGGGCCCCGATGCGGCAACGCTGTGGCTGGTCTCTGAACGGCACACGCCGGGAGTTCCCCCCTTGCTGAATGACAGGAGCGACGAGCTGGAAACTGTGGCTCGGGTTGGAGCTCTTGGAATGGAGGTGTGTGAAGCGCTCATGGGATTGCACGGCGAGGGGCTGGTGCTGGGTTGCCTCCGGCTGGACTGCTTCCGCCTTGATCACTTTGGGCGCTGCCTGCTCGACTTGAATGAGGTATTGGCCTTGTGCCGTGGAGTCCGGGCAGGGGTTTGCTTGTCCATGGACGGTGCTTTGGTTGCTCCCGAGATGACAGCAATTCTGAGGGACGCCACAAGGACGAGGAGTCATGATTTCAATGGCTTGATAGGGCGTAATTCAGATGTTTGGTTGCTGGGTTGTATATTGGCGGCGCTTGTTACTGGAGAGGAGCGGCTTGCGGCGGGGTGGAATACTGATGGATCATATGATGATTGGCAGAAGGAAGTGCTTGCGAGGCTTGACGCTGCATTGGTTGGTACACAGTTAGAACCATTGGCTGCAACTACAGCGTTATGCCTGAGCTATGAACCAGAATGCCGCCCAGAGATTGCTGATGTTTGGAAATGTATCAGAGGCTCACAGATGAAACCTGGTGCTGATGCTTTGGCTCCTGCTGATGATATTGTAGCTCAGAAAAGTTTTAGGTGTTTGCTCCTCGGGGAGTTGTCCTCAATGTGCTCCGCCCAAGCTGTTGAGTCAGATGAAATAGTGCAGCCCTCTCAAGATTCTGATGACAAAAATTCAACTCCAGATGATGAAAGCAATTGTGGTTGCTCAAACGATGAGTCTGTTTGCACAGCAGGAACAGATGAGCCACAGCGTAATGGAGTGTTTAAATCTTCAACTCTGCTTGCTCACCGTGACTGCGTCACAGGATTAGCCATTGGAG GGGGATTTTTGTTTAGTTCTTCCTACGACAAAACAATCAATGTATGGTCACTGCAG GACTTCTCTCATGTGCAGACTTTAAAGGGTCATGAGCACAAAATCACAGCAATTGTTGTTGTTGACAATGATAACCAGTCTCTTTGTATAAGTGGAGACAGTGGCAGTGGAATTTTTGTCTGGCGTGTTGGTACCTCTCTCAAGCAAGAACCATTAAATAAATGGTATGAAACTAATGATTGGATCTACCGGGGTGTCCACTGCTTGGCTGTGTCTGGAACTGGTTATCTTTATACTGGCAGTAGAGACAAATCTATTAAAGCTTGGTctctggag GATTATTCACTTGGATGCACTATGACAGGCCACAAGTCAACCGTGTCTTGCCTTGCAGTTGCTAGCGGTATTCTGTACAGTGGAAGTTGGGATGGTAGTATCCGATCATGGTGGCTTACTGATCACAGCCCGTTGTCTGTACTTGAAGATGATGCACCGGGAAGCATAGCCCCTGTGTTGTCAATTTCAACAGAAGCTAATTTTGTTGTTTCATCATATGAAAATGGCTGTTTGAAG ATTTGGAAGGATGATGTCCTCGTTAAGTCAGAGAAACTTCAAAATGCTTCTATTTACGCTGTTAAATTGAACGGTAAATGGCTATATACCGGTGGATTGAATAAAGCCATAAATATTCAG GAGTTATTAGAAGACGAGTCAGAGTTGGAAATCAGAGATGTCGCTTCCATCTCTTGTGATTCAATTGTAACTTCAATATTGTACTGGAATGAAAAGCTGATAGTAGGACTCTCTAACAGGGAAATTAAG GTTTACGACAAGGGTTCTTAG
- the LOC125518939 gene encoding pectinesterase-like, whose amino-acid sequence MAAYHPAAALSFLLVLSLFLLARADPPPATPVPPSTACDDTTDPAFCRSVLPANGTGNLYAYGRFSAARSLSNANRFLGLVNRYLARGGLSGAAVAALQDCQLLSGLNIDFLSAAGATLNTTKSALLNPQAEDVQTLLSAILTNQQTCADGLQAAASAWSVRSGLAVPMANSTKLYSISLSLFTRAWVPRGKGRKPRPAPSSSAKPPRQRGRGLFDATDDEMVRRMALEGAVAAVSVAGAVTVDQSGAGNYTTVGDAVAAAPSNLGASSGYFVIRVAAGVYEENVVVPKSKKYVMMVGDGIGQTVITGNRSVVDGWTTFNSATFAVLGQGFVAVNMTFRNTAGPAKHQAVALRSGADLSTFYQCSFEGYQDTLYTHSLRQFYRACDVYGTVDYVFGNAAVVFQDCTLYNRLPMAGQSNTVTAQGRSDPNQNTGTTIQGCSIVAAPELAANTAFATTTYLGRPWKMYSRTVIMQSDVAGLVDPAGWMPWSGDFALATLYYAEYDNSGAGSDTSRRVNWPGYHVLNSTVDAGNFTVANMVLGDFWLPQTGVPFTVGLN is encoded by the exons ATGGCGGCGTACCACCCTGCCGCGGCGCTCTCCTTCCTCCTCGTGCTCTCGCTCTTCCTCCTGGCCCGCGCCGACCCGCCGCCGGCCACGCCGGTGCCGCCCTCCACGGCGTGCGACGACACGACGGACCCCGCATTCTGCCGCTCCGTGCTCCCGGCCAACGGCACCGGCAACCTCTACGCCTACGGCCGCTTCTCCGCCGCCAGGTCCCTCTCCAACGCCAACCGGTTCCTCGGCCTCGTCAACCGGTACCTCGCCCGCGGCGGCCTCTCCGGCGCCGCGGTCGCCGCGCTGCAGGACTGCCAGCTCCTCTCCGGGCTCAACATCGACTTCCTCTCCGCGGCCGGCGCCACGCTGAACACCACCAAGTCGGCGCTCCTCAACCCGCAGGCCGAGGACGTGCAGACGCTGCTGTCGGCCATCCTGACCAACCAGCAGACGTGCGCCGACGGCCTGCAGGCCGCCGCGTCGGCGTGGTCCGTGCGCAGCGGCCTCGCCGTGCCCATGGCCAACAGCACCAAGCTCTACAGCATCTCGCTCTCGCTCTTCACCCGGGCGTGGGTGCCCCGCGGCAAGGGCAGGAAGCCGAGGCCGGCGCCGTCGTCGTCCGCGAAGCCGCCTCGGCAGCGCGGGAGGGGCCTGTTCGACGCCACGGACGACGAGATGGTGCGCAGGATGGCGCTCGAGGGGGCCGTGGCGGCGGTGTCGGTGGCCGGCGCGGTGACCGTGGACCAGAGCGGCGCGGGGAACTACACGACCGTCGGGGACGCCGTGGCGGCGGCGCCGAGCAACCTTGGCGCCAGCAGCGGGTACTTCGTGATACGCGTGGCCGCGGGCGTGTACGAGGAGAATGTGGTGGTGCCCAAGAGCAAGAAGTATGTCATGATGGTCGGCGACGGCATCGGCCAGACGGTGATCACCGGCAACCGGAGCGTGGTCGACGGCTGGACCACCTTCAACTCCGCCACGTTCG CCGTGCTCGGGCAAGGGTTCGTGGCGGTGAACATGACGTTCCGCAACACGGCGGGGCCGGCGAAGCACCAGGCGGTGGCGCTCCGGAGCGGGGCCGACCTCTCGACGTTCTACCAGTGCAGCTTCGAGGGGTACCAGGACACGCTCTACACCCACTCCCTCCGCCAGTTCTACCGCGCGTGCGACGTCTACGGCACCGTCGACTACGTCTTCGGCAACGCCGCCGTCGTGTTCCAGGACTGCACGCTCTACAACCGCCTCCCCATGGCCGGCCAGAGCAACACCGTCACGGCGCAGGGCCGCTCCGACCCGAACCAGAACACGGGCACCACCATCCAGGGCTGCTCCATCGTGGCcgcgccggagctcgccgccaacACGGCCTTCGCCACCACCACCTACCTGGGGCGGCCGTGGAAGATGTACTCGCGCACGGTGATCATGCAGTCGGACGTGGCCGGGCTCGTCGACCCGGCGGGCTGGATGCCGTGGAGCGGCGACTTCGCGCTCGCCACGCTCTACTACGCCGAGTACGACAACTCCGGCGCTGGGTCGGACACGAGCAGGAGGGTGAACTGGCCGGGGTACCACGTGCTCAACAGCACCGTCGACGCCGGCAACTTCACCGTCGCCAACATGGTGCTCGGGGATTTCTGGCTGCCGCAAACCGGCGTGCCCTTCACCGTCGGGCTCAACTGA